The Vibrio echinoideorum DNA window AGACCAAAAACCACACTCTAAAATAGATTCCCCACAAGAACAGTTATCGTATTCTAGTCGAGATATGCCAGAAATAAACTCCCCAACACTATCAACACCATCATTGTTTCCAAGAACAATATCAAGTATCGTAGAACCACTGTGACCACGGCCCATTATGTATATTATTTTCATTTATCGATTCGCAATTAAATTATATTTAGTCTGTCTTTATTTTTTACTATTTATTCAACGTAACTTTATATCTATACTTTTACCAGAAATTCTTTTAAATTTCATTTAGTATTACACCGTTTCTGTCTTTTAGCGACAATTTTGGCTCTCCTAATAATGGCCATTTAATATTAATAGTATCATCATCCCATGCTAAAGACACTTCAGCGGATGGGTTATAGTAGTCAGTGCACTTATACACAAACTCGGCCTCTTCACTCGTAACATAGAATCCATGTGCAAAACCTTCTGGCACCCAAAGTTGGCGCTTATTCTCTGCAGACAGGTACACTCCGACCCACCTCCCAAACGTTGGGGAATCTTTACGAACATCAACAACTACATCAAAGACTTCACCGGAAACAACTCGAACTAATTTTCCTTGTGTGTTTTCAGTTTGATAGTGAAGACCACGGAGAATGCCTTTCTTTGA harbors:
- the rfbC gene encoding dTDP-4-dehydrorhamnose 3,5-epimerase; translated protein: MKVIETEIPDVKIIEPAVFGDERGFFMETWQQKKFEELVTGKPIQFVQDNHSKSKKGILRGLHYQTENTQGKLVRVVSGEVFDVVVDVRKDSPTFGRWVGVYLSAENKRQLWVPEGFAHGFYVTSEEAEFVYKCTDYYNPSAEVSLAWDDDTINIKWPLLGEPKLSLKDRNGVILNEI